ACCAGCGGTCGAGTTTGCGCCTCTCTTCTTCTGCGTCGCTGGTATGGTCTGTAAATCGCCAGAAGGAAATAACGCCGAGAACGATGAAAAACAGCGATGCGCAGACCAGATGGATTGTTCCGGACAGGGAAGGCTCCAGTTTCAGAATACCATAAGGCCCGTCGACCCCTTTGACTTCCGTGGGAAACAGTATGACAAGAAGAGCCAGAACTCCTCCGAGACTGGTCAGGATCCGGATAAAAGGTTCCCGGCCTCTGTATGCGACCAGGAGGATACCCGATGCGCCGAGGCACATGACGAATATGTCGCCAAGATTATTGTGGTAATAGGCGCTTAGAGAAAACTCCACTTTCCCTTCGTTGAGAAAAAGGCCGCCGAGAATAAGCAGAACAGGGAGAAAGACTCCCAGATACCCGATCGAGCGCCGGATAATGATGTAGGACTGATACAATAAGCTGTTGTTGTTCATATTTTTAAGAATGATTATACCGTTTCCCTCTCTTTTCTGACAATGGGATCTATATTTTTTTTAACTGTTCACAGAATCCCGAACGCCTGTATTTCCTTTAATCGAATGTATTTGATAATTGCACAGGAAAGTATCAGAATTAAAACATAAGCGGAGAAATACATGAAAATCAAAAAGTTATCATTGAAAATGCAGATTGCTTTAAATCTTCTGTTTCTTATCGTTATGATACCCCTCGGCATTTCAGTCTTTACCACAACCAGCACGGAGATAGCCCATAGAACAAGCATCGAACTTGTTTCCAACACGAAACTCATCAGCGATATGACCCATGTCTATGTCAATTCCACAGTGGAAAACTACCTGAGGGCTATTGCCGAGAAAACAAAGTCCCTTATCGAGATCTACTACAACCAGTACGCCTCCGGAATGGTGACCAGGCAGGAAGCCTTCGCCGAAGCCCGGGCTCTGATTCTCGATAAAAACTATGGAAAAATAGGAACCACAGGCTATATAGCGGGTGTCTCCTCCAAAGGGATCCTGGCTATTCATCCCGCTTCGGAGGGCGTGGATGCCAGCGGCTATGATTTCATGAAAAAAGCCATGGAGATGAAAAACGGTTTCCTCACCTATGAATGGCAGAATACGGGAGAGGATGTCCCCCGGGACAAAGTGGGATACATGTCCTATTTCGAACCCTGGGACATCATAGTCTGGGCTTCCAGCTATAAAAGCGAGTTCCGCTTTCTCGTCGATGAAACGAGGCTGAAGGAAAAACTGAAAAGCCTTAAAAATGGAGAAACAGGATATAACTTTATCCTGGACAGTACGGGCAGGCTGATCTATCACCCCGAACTGCAATCTCTCGATATGAAAAACCTGGACGACCCCTCGATCTCCACCATAGTCAATATGATGTCCGAAGCGAAAATCCGAAACGGCGAAATCATTCAGAACAGCTATATAGGTGAAACCGACGGCCAGGAAAGAATGATATCCATGACCTATTATGAAGAAATGGACTGGTTTATCGCCTCCAGCATTTCCAAAAAGGAAATCTACGGGATTCTCTACACCCTGGGCAGAATCCTGATCTTCATTTCCCTGGGGGCTTTCGTTGTCATGAATTTTGTTATCTTCTGGCTGTTGAAAATGATGCTGACACCTTTGAAGCGGATCAGCTCAGCCGTCAACCAGGTTTCGGAAGGCGATATCAGCCATCAGATAGATATCTATACGGCTGATGAAATAGGCGCCATGACCGGAGACATCAACCATCTGATCGAAGGGCTGAACAAAGTCTTCTGCCGGATGAAACACGATGTGGAAATACTCAATTCGTCGATACAGGACCTCAGCAGCTCGAGCAAGGAAATTGCGACGACCTCCAACGAACAGGCTTCGGCGGTTAAAGAGATCGTTACCACCATGGAGGATTCGGACCAGCTGTCGAAAGGCATAGAATCGATGATCAACGAGGTCTCCAACATAGCCAATGCCACCAAGGAGAAAGTGAAGAACGGCGTCAACAACATTGAGGAAAGCCTGGTGAAGATGAGCGAAATCCGCACATCCAACGATGACACCATTACGGGAATCCGGTCTCTCAGCGAGAAGATCGAAGCCATATGGGAAATCGTCACAATCATCAACAGCATAGCCGACCAGACGAAGATCATCGCTTTCAACGCCGAACTGGAAGCATCGGCCGCGGGAGAAGCGGGCAAGAACTTTCAGATTGTCGCTTCGGAGATCAGGCGCCTGGCCGACAGCACGGTGAACTCCACTTCGGAGATCAAAAGCAAAATCAACGAAATCCAGAGATCCTCCGACAGGCTCATTACCGCATCGGAAGACGGCACGAATAAAATCAAAGAGGGAGACTCGCTGACCCAGAGCCTCCACCAGACCTTCGAAGAGATAATGGAATCGTCGGAAATAACGGCCGGTTCCGCCGACAACATCTCCAGTTCGATCAAGCAGATGGTCGTGGCTTTCGAACAGATACTCCTGACGCTGAAACAGATATCCGAAGGAATCAACAACTTCGTAATTTCCACCAATTCCAATACGGAAATCAGCCAGAAACTGAAAGACATGGCCAACAGCATGGGCACCTTCCTCTCCTACTACAACACGACCGATGTCTGTTCCATGGATCAGTCGATGGAGAGAAAACCGGAGAGCAAAGGCTGATAGAGTTATTTGAAATTGAGAGTGACCGCCCCGTCCCAGCGGTCGGGGGGGTCGCTTCTGTATTCCTCGCAGCGGTCGAGAAACTGGCTTGTGGGAAAATCCTCCGGGAGGATTTCCAGTGCTTCTTCAAGATACTGTATGGCCAGATACCAGTTCCCCATCAGGTACATGGATAGCCCTTTCTGATAGAGCTCACGCCACTTTTCAGGATACAGATCCGGTTCGATCTCCAATGAATAAATCCGGCTCGGTTCCGTTTTCCCCTTGACCCGCGCCACATCGACCAGACGGCAGAAATAGTCGTTCTTCAGCTGATGATACATAACTTCTGAAATAAGAATATGGCGGTGATAATGCTTGCAAAGGCTTTCCAGCCGCGCCGCCAGATTCACCGTATCGCCGATGGCCGTATAGTCGAATTTGACGGAACAGCCTATGTTTCCGATAATGGCGACCCCTTCGTTCAGCCCCACTCCGATATGGAAACCCTCTGAAGGAAGGGTCATGAAAGAAGTGTTGTTTTTGCGGTAGGTCTCTATCATCTCTTTCGCGGCGCGCGCCGCCCTCCCGCAGTTGTCGGTGTAGCTGATGGGGGCGCCGAAAATGGCGAAGATGGCATCGCCGATAAACTTGTCGATAGTCCCGCCGTTATCCTTGATAATGCTCCCCATAGATGTGAAGTGCTGGTTGAGAAACCGGACGATATTCTCCGCGCTGTTGTGTTCGGCTATGTATTCGAAATTCCTGATGTGGGAAAAAAGCACGACGATTTTCCTCTTTTCACCGGTCATAAGGTCCCGTTCTGAAGTTTTTACCAGCAGGTCTTCGATTATGGGAGCGGGCAGAAAACGGGTGAAAGCCCTGTATAGCGTTTCAGTCTCCAGTTCCGAATTATAATGCCGCACCGCCAGTTCCAGGGTTTTACCGCATTTATCGGAGACAAGAGCAGAGAGTCTGGCGGCGGCGCTCCGCTTCTCCCCATCGGAGAGATTTCCGCAGGCCAGATAAGCGGAAAACCACGGGTGGCTTTCCAGAACTGAAAAAATTACTATCCCGATCGTCTTATCCTCAGTTCCCGAACCGCCCGATTGACTGGCGAAAGAACAGGTCCAGTCCGCGTCCACGGGAATAAAAGCTTCGGGCTGTTTTTTTCTGCAGGCCTTCATAATTCCGGTCCTCAGCTCTTCGGTCCAGAATCCGCCGCAATAGAGATGGCGGATTTCCTGCTCTCCTCCCCGGAACTCCATATAGGCGAAATCACAGCCGGTTAAGGCGCATGTCCGCCGCAGAAGCGTGTCGATAACATTCTCCATGGAATTGCCCGCGATGGGCACCCCTTCCAGCTGAGCGCTTGCGTATTCCAGAAAAATCCTCTGTTCCAGACCTTTTTTGACCGTACTGCCGCAGCCGCCTTGCTGAAGCGCAATGGGCGCGCTTTCACCTCTTTTGTTTTTACTGTATAAAAGCCTGTTAATAATCAGCTTGAATTCCTGTTCGTCGGGATCGAAGCGGGAAACCCACAGATTGACGGGTATATGGGAGCCCGGTTTTCTCTCCGAGAGAAGGACGACGGGAATGGAGGAGCAGTCGGCCCGCGATTTGAGACAGAAAATAAGTTCCTCCATCCGGCTGGAAAAACTGTCGCCCATGATAATGAGACGGGGCGACACTTGGGAAAGGGTTTCCCAGAAAACAGCCGGGTCCGTCAGGTGCCTGATGTTCCACGCTTCCAGCCATTTGAGAAAAGATGAGGCGAGCAGCCCCGAAGATTCGCAATAGAGAATATCCGTCACGGCGCGCCCTCCGTATCTTCCCAGAGAGGAATGTAGAGCTCCACGCCATTCTCAAGGCGATCCACCCGTTTCATGGGAAAATCATCTCCCGCCGACTGGAAAACCGATTGGCTGGCCAGAATATGGCCGGGATACTCCTTGGTCAGAGCTTCCAGTTCCTCGGCAATTCCGATGACATCGCCGATAGCCGTGTAATCGGATTTCTCCAGTGAACCGATATTGCCCACAATGGCTTCTCCCCTGTGGAGCCCGACGCCTATGGAATAGCCCGCCTCGGGGAGGATCAGACCTTCCGTATCGACTTTCTTCAGATTTCTCACCATATCCATAGCGGCGATAAGCGATTGCTTTCCGGTGTTTTCCAGAGACTGGGGAACGCCGAAAAAAGCGACTATGGCATCGCCGATAAACTTATCGATACTGCCTCCCGCCCCTTCGATAGCCCCGACCATGGCATCGAAATGGTGGTTGAGGAATTCCACGACCTGCTGGGCGCCGTTCGATTCGGTGATGGTCGTAAAAGAGCGGATATCGCAAAAGAGAACGGTGACCTCCTGTTTGCCCGGCTTGACCGACGTTTTGCTTTTCTCCTGTTCCACCAGCTGGGGTATGATATCCGGCGGAACGAAGCGGGAAAAAATCTGAAAGATCTTCTGCTGCCGCAGCACTGTCTGGTGGTTCTGAAGTATCTTGGCAAAGGGAACGGCCAGTGGATCGAGGAATTCCATGATTCTTCCAATCATCAGCCTGTTGAAATAATGGTTACTCAAATGTCCGAAATGAAAGGTCGCCAGAACATCGCCTTTGTGATTTTTCAAAGGGAGACAGAGATAGGAACTGATTTTCTGCCGATCCATGGAAATTTTATCGAAATCTGTACGGCCGCCGAGAAAAATGGTCTCTTTGGGATTTTCCAGATCCAGACCTTTGAAATAACTGAAAAAATCGCTGAGGCAGAAGCTGCGGAAGTCATTGTAATCCTCGCGGTGGAGCATGGCCGATGGCTTCACATAGGCTTCCACATTGAGATGGCTGCTGAAAAGAAGGACAAGCAGGTGG
Above is a window of Spirochaeta isovalerica DNA encoding:
- a CDS encoding adenylate/guanylate cyclase domain-containing protein is translated as MMRRIFYLGRDKPLFESDEKTILEHFPGGDFSFDSPDDVPHLVLADLADPLCLDLVSALREEFPPDLLPLWSYGEQIPFGRENLFFALGGDRKGDKEALWRDAARFSGGERDLTAFDFPIKFSLGERASVERLIRSLQLNRLKKDLAEIPQSTSLFEKAITEFFRMLEEICHPHLLVLLFSSHLNVEAYVKPSAMLHREDYNDFRSFCLSDFFSYFKGLDLENPKETIFLGGRTDFDKISMDRQKISSYLCLPLKNHKGDVLATFHFGHLSNHYFNRLMIGRIMEFLDPLAVPFAKILQNHQTVLRQQKIFQIFSRFVPPDIIPQLVEQEKSKTSVKPGKQEVTVLFCDIRSFTTITESNGAQQVVEFLNHHFDAMVGAIEGAGGSIDKFIGDAIVAFFGVPQSLENTGKQSLIAAMDMVRNLKKVDTEGLILPEAGYSIGVGLHRGEAIVGNIGSLEKSDYTAIGDVIGIAEELEALTKEYPGHILASQSVFQSAGDDFPMKRVDRLENGVELYIPLWEDTEGAP
- a CDS encoding methyl-accepting chemotaxis protein, translated to MKIKKLSLKMQIALNLLFLIVMIPLGISVFTTTSTEIAHRTSIELVSNTKLISDMTHVYVNSTVENYLRAIAEKTKSLIEIYYNQYASGMVTRQEAFAEARALILDKNYGKIGTTGYIAGVSSKGILAIHPASEGVDASGYDFMKKAMEMKNGFLTYEWQNTGEDVPRDKVGYMSYFEPWDIIVWASSYKSEFRFLVDETRLKEKLKSLKNGETGYNFILDSTGRLIYHPELQSLDMKNLDDPSISTIVNMMSEAKIRNGEIIQNSYIGETDGQERMISMTYYEEMDWFIASSISKKEIYGILYTLGRILIFISLGAFVVMNFVIFWLLKMMLTPLKRISSAVNQVSEGDISHQIDIYTADEIGAMTGDINHLIEGLNKVFCRMKHDVEILNSSIQDLSSSSKEIATTSNEQASAVKEIVTTMEDSDQLSKGIESMINEVSNIANATKEKVKNGVNNIEESLVKMSEIRTSNDDTITGIRSLSEKIEAIWEIVTIINSIADQTKIIAFNAELEASAAGEAGKNFQIVASEIRRLADSTVNSTSEIKSKINEIQRSSDRLITASEDGTNKIKEGDSLTQSLHQTFEEIMESSEITAGSADNISSSIKQMVVAFEQILLTLKQISEGINNFVISTNSNTEISQKLKDMANSMGTFLSYYNTTDVCSMDQSMERKPESKG
- a CDS encoding adenylate/guanylate cyclase domain-containing protein — translated: MTDILYCESSGLLASSFLKWLEAWNIRHLTDPAVFWETLSQVSPRLIIMGDSFSSRMEELIFCLKSRADCSSIPVVLLSERKPGSHIPVNLWVSRFDPDEQEFKLIINRLLYSKNKRGESAPIALQQGGCGSTVKKGLEQRIFLEYASAQLEGVPIAGNSMENVIDTLLRRTCALTGCDFAYMEFRGGEQEIRHLYCGGFWTEELRTGIMKACRKKQPEAFIPVDADWTCSFASQSGGSGTEDKTIGIVIFSVLESHPWFSAYLACGNLSDGEKRSAAARLSALVSDKCGKTLELAVRHYNSELETETLYRAFTRFLPAPIIEDLLVKTSERDLMTGEKRKIVVLFSHIRNFEYIAEHNSAENIVRFLNQHFTSMGSIIKDNGGTIDKFIGDAIFAIFGAPISYTDNCGRAARAAKEMIETYRKNNTSFMTLPSEGFHIGVGLNEGVAIIGNIGCSVKFDYTAIGDTVNLAARLESLCKHYHRHILISEVMYHQLKNDYFCRLVDVARVKGKTEPSRIYSLEIEPDLYPEKWRELYQKGLSMYLMGNWYLAIQYLEEALEILPEDFPTSQFLDRCEEYRSDPPDRWDGAVTLNFK
- a CDS encoding DUF998 domain-containing protein; the protein is MNNNSLLYQSYIIIRRSIGYLGVFLPVLLILGGLFLNEGKVEFSLSAYYHNNLGDIFVMCLGASGILLVAYRGREPFIRILTSLGGVLALLVILFPTEVKGVDGPYGILKLEPSLSGTIHLVCASLFFIVLGVISFWRFTDHTSDAEEERRKLDRWYKLLGLTSMLCAAVYLVLVLFFKGTLEWYPILVVETVGLEAMGFTWLIKGAKTIGA